One window from the genome of Acidobacteriota bacterium encodes:
- a CDS encoding iron-containing alcohol dehydrogenase: MQTFDFQPRTRVIFGDGTFAQLGMLARELEFKRALLVADRGILSCGYVDEATQLLNQAGVTAFRFHDFGENPDTAMVEAGRVVAAEHGVDSIIALGGGSSLDTAKGINFVLTNGGTMRDYWGHDKVSGNPAGNLMLPMIGVPTTAGTGSEAQTYALISDAETHVKMACGDAQAAFKITILDPRLTLTQPTELTATAGYDAIAHAVESFVTLNRNPLSDLFAKEAWRLLATNYERVLVEPQNIEARGAMLLGAHYAGIAIENSMLGATHACANPLTMHYGTAHGIAIAVMLPHVVRWNTGTVGERYAELAQVIGLTFAEQLAERLAQLAHVGGLPSSLTALEIPHADLPTLATAASKQWTGTFNPRTFSAAGAKELYEWAY; the protein is encoded by the coding sequence ATGCAGACTTTCGATTTTCAACCGCGCACCCGTGTCATCTTCGGCGACGGCACCTTCGCCCAACTCGGCATGCTGGCGCGCGAACTCGAATTCAAACGCGCGCTGCTCGTCGCAGATCGCGGCATTCTGTCTTGCGGTTACGTTGACGAAGCCACCCAACTGCTCAACCAAGCGGGCGTCACGGCCTTCCGTTTTCACGACTTTGGCGAGAACCCCGATACCGCAATGGTTGAAGCCGGAAGAGTTGTCGCCGCTGAACACGGCGTTGATTCCATCATCGCCCTTGGCGGCGGCAGTTCGCTCGATACCGCCAAAGGCATCAACTTCGTGCTGACCAACGGCGGCACGATGCGTGATTACTGGGGTCACGACAAAGTCTCCGGCAACCCCGCTGGCAACCTCATGCTGCCGATGATCGGGGTTCCAACTACCGCCGGCACGGGCAGCGAGGCGCAAACTTACGCGCTAATTTCGGACGCCGAAACGCACGTCAAAATGGCCTGTGGCGACGCGCAAGCCGCCTTCAAAATCACCATCCTTGACCCGCGCTTGACATTGACACAACCCACGGAACTCACGGCCACGGCTGGCTACGACGCCATCGCGCACGCGGTCGAGAGTTTTGTCACACTCAACCGCAATCCGCTCTCTGACCTCTTCGCCAAAGAAGCCTGGCGCTTGCTCGCCACCAACTACGAACGCGTGTTGGTTGAACCGCAAAACATCGAAGCGCGCGGCGCAATGCTGCTGGGCGCACATTACGCGGGCATCGCGATTGAAAATTCGATGCTCGGCGCGACGCACGCCTGCGCCAATCCGCTGACCATGCATTACGGCACCGCGCACGGCATCGCCATCGCCGTCATGCTGCCGCACGTCGTCCGCTGGAACACGGGCACCGTCGGTGAACGTTACGCCGAACTCGCGCAAGTCATTGGCCTCACATTCGCCGAACAATTAGCCGAACGGCTCGCGCAACTGGCGCATGTGGGCGGCTTGCCGAGCAGCCTCACCGCACTTGAAATTCCCCACGCTGATTTACCAACATTAGCCACAGCCGCGTCCAAACAATGGACGGGCACATTTAATCCGCGCACGTTTAGCGCGGCAGGAGCAAAGGAGCTTTACGAATGGGCATACTGA
- a CDS encoding cytochrome P460 family protein, giving the protein MIVKRTVTLIVLTTACLLAPVLSGMPADKVAYPQGYRQWVHISSALIGPANPAFATSGGIHHIYANEKAMEGYRTGKFPDGSILVADFLETRESAAQPGITTEGARRRIDVMMKDSKQFAETGGWGFEQFKGDSQTERMVMAEGAAKCFACHSTQKGTDAVFSKFRP; this is encoded by the coding sequence ATGATCGTGAAAAGAACCGTCACTCTGATCGTACTGACTACGGCGTGTTTGCTCGCGCCCGTGCTGTCGGGAATGCCCGCCGATAAGGTCGCTTATCCGCAAGGCTATCGGCAGTGGGTACACATCAGCAGCGCCCTCATCGGCCCAGCCAATCCCGCGTTTGCCACGTCCGGCGGGATTCATCACATCTACGCCAATGAAAAAGCAATGGAAGGTTATCGCACCGGAAAGTTTCCCGATGGCTCAATCCTCGTGGCGGACTTCCTTGAAACACGCGAGAGCGCGGCGCAGCCCGGCATCACGACCGAAGGCGCACGACGCCGCATAGATGTGATGATGAAAGACAGCAAGCAATTCGCTGAGACGGGCGGCTGGGGCTTCGAGCAATTCAAAGGCGACAGCCAGACAGAACGCATGGTTATGGCTGAAGGCGCGGCCAAATGTTTCGCCTGCCATTCGACACAAAAAGGAACGGACGCCGTGTTCAGCAAATTTCGCCCGTGA
- a CDS encoding VCBS repeat-containing protein: MAALDKTGRVLTVLVYSIGGRSEPLELGVFAFEDGKLTKLASTKLPGSYIYTNIYDRFAALFGMADVNGDGLPEIVVTSSQGASLGAQLRSFPSTEKTSTRLPRWTVIKFR, translated from the coding sequence GTGGCGGCCTTAGACAAAACCGGGCGCGTTTTGACTGTGCTGGTCTACTCGATTGGCGGGCGCAGTGAGCCGCTCGAATTAGGGGTTTTCGCTTTTGAAGATGGCAAACTGACAAAGCTCGCTTCGACCAAGCTGCCGGGGAGCTACATCTACACCAACATCTATGACCGTTTCGCGGCCCTCTTCGGTATGGCGGACGTAAATGGGGACGGTCTGCCTGAGATCGTCGTCACTTCCAGTCAAGGCGCCAGCCTCGGCGCGCAATTGCGGTCTTTTCCTTCGACGGAGAAAACCTCAACCAGATTGCCGAGGTGGACGGTCATCAAATTCAGATGA
- a CDS encoding PQQ-binding-like beta-propeller repeat protein, translated as MGILNNGLRIADCGLRISVSRRTWLASAMTAATYSLLNPANLQSAIRNPQSSDAWPQFRGNYNLTGVSPSTINANLKQMWSLNAGEIIESSAAIADATVYVGTGSNSNAGELIAVDLWSGKPKWKYKTKEAVGESSPAVANGLVFVGDLEGTFHAVNATNGQGLWTYKSGGEIKCSPVIVGDKVLIGSYDGSLYCFEARSGKTIWQFKTENYVHGTPCIVDGIAYFGGCDEIFHGIRISDGKEVTHLAGIGNTGASVTILNTPAGLQAFFGNFANEVLSINLKTRRRVWRYMHPQRQFPFYSSTAVIDGKVILGGRDKVVHCLNAANGKELWSFRTNARVESSPAIAGGRVYIGSNDGRFYVLDLNTGAKVWEFNAGAAVSASPAIAGGRVVIGAQDGKLYCFG; from the coding sequence ATGGGCATACTGAATAACGGATTGCGGATTGCGGATTGCGGATTGCGGATTTCCGTAAGCCGCAGAACCTGGCTCGCCAGCGCAATGACTGCGGCAACTTACAGCTTGCTCAATCCCGCTAATCTGCAATCCGCAATCCGCAATCCGCAATCGTCTGACGCCTGGCCCCAATTTCGCGGCAACTACAACCTAACCGGCGTCTCGCCTTCGACCATCAATGCAAATCTGAAACAGATGTGGTCGCTCAACGCGGGCGAGATCATCGAATCGTCCGCCGCCATCGCCGATGCCACCGTTTACGTCGGCACCGGGTCGAACAGTAACGCTGGCGAACTCATTGCCGTAGACCTCTGGTCGGGCAAGCCGAAGTGGAAATACAAAACCAAAGAAGCCGTCGGCGAATCCTCCCCCGCCGTCGCCAATGGCCTCGTCTTCGTAGGCGATCTGGAAGGCACCTTTCACGCCGTCAACGCCACGAACGGCCAGGGCCTGTGGACGTACAAAAGCGGTGGCGAAATCAAATGCTCACCGGTCATTGTTGGCGACAAAGTTTTGATCGGCTCTTACGACGGTTCGCTCTATTGTTTTGAAGCGCGCTCCGGCAAGACCATCTGGCAGTTCAAGACCGAGAACTATGTCCACGGCACACCCTGTATCGTGGACGGCATCGCCTACTTTGGCGGCTGCGACGAAATCTTCCACGGCATCCGCATCAGCGACGGCAAAGAAGTGACGCACCTCGCGGGCATCGGCAACACCGGCGCCTCGGTCACGATTCTCAACACGCCCGCCGGGCTGCAAGCCTTCTTCGGCAACTTCGCCAACGAAGTCCTGAGCATCAACCTCAAAACGCGCCGCCGCGTCTGGCGCTACATGCACCCGCAACGCCAGTTCCCCTTTTACTCTTCGACGGCGGTCATTGACGGCAAAGTGATCCTCGGCGGACGCGACAAAGTCGTCCACTGCCTCAACGCCGCCAACGGCAAAGAACTCTGGTCGTTCCGCACCAACGCCCGCGTCGAGTCTTCGCCTGCCATAGCCGGTGGCCGCGTTTACATCGGCTCCAACGACGGGCGCTTTTACGTGCTGGATTTGAACACCGGCGCGAAGGTCTGGGAGTTCAACGCGGGCGCAGCCGTCTCGGCTTCCCCGGCGATTGCGGGCGGGCGTGTGGTAATTGGCGCGCAGGATGGGAAGCTGTATTGCTTTGGCTAA
- a CDS encoding TonB-dependent receptor: MKSYVFIAILLLLFSGLNAAAQTINGSISGSVADQNGANVAGARITATHLATRATREAVTNQDGLYRIAGLPIGAYSVKVEMSGFQPQINERVEVSVAVDSAANFTLSAGTVQEVVTVTESTALLETTQSQVTKVVSEKQILELPGRNNLNGLALLNPGVLPNQNGRPGSGFAVNGNRTRSNNFTMDGANNNDQSLSIPRQVLPPEAIGEFQMITNTFAAEFGRNSGAFVNVITRSGTNDFHGIGHYTWTGNGLNALTTNEQRTYTAQRAAGLADKQALRAARSVTVQNLWGGTLGGPVKKDHTHFFTSFDEAPFRTTVSSVSRVAMTQQAVNNLKANAALFAPGALDYLLKNFPIANDPTPQGSVNITDPVSGATITSVPFQRYNRTLNSGLAYGTDFWRYLAKVTTRLNSKDNLSFRYLIDSFDNIGAPTSLPGQEVGQTTRNQSFTINDVYALTAKLVNESRLTYSRRNINFPEKLGTALAVTGTGGAFTLGNTNFPQFRVDNSYELTDNVSYLTGNHSLKFGVNALRYDLNSFFAPNLRGSISYPSLSALLYDRNASFSQYAGTGSVPARTYETGVFAQDDWRVNADLTLNLGLRYEYVTTPFGFFSKAKSDLNNFGPRVGMAWNPKRFFDGRFVLRSGFALSYDQVFQNILLNVARNYPRGVNVTTGPVNGARPYDGLPAAPAPEEYVRRGGDPNLLALRLFSPNKRIAQPMSRQWTLGVQYQLGRDYVVKLDYIGTQGSNLVREFEQNIGFNAPLGNGQRKDPSKGSILVGDGFASSIYHAGQVTLEKRLSQAHFGDFTFNANYTWSAFISDSDDVLGGQANRTLPADPRNPKLDRARSGFDQPHRFILSGVYTVPELFAGSPVMHRMLSGWELSAITTLASGTPYTVLNANNALGILPGQVATITDSQRVSINAGGQFPLVTGVRADGTLINPSAYFIANRVNSGVIGTLGANTLRTGGTVNADLSLVKNLKTFRESQRLQLRWEMTNAFNRRNFTVIPANVASDNTNLDLFLNLGQTNVAGRTMLFTMRYFF; encoded by the coding sequence ATGAAGTCATACGTTTTCATCGCAATCTTGCTGCTGCTGTTCAGCGGATTGAACGCTGCGGCGCAAACCATCAACGGTTCCATTTCAGGCAGTGTCGCCGATCAGAACGGCGCGAACGTCGCCGGTGCCAGAATTACCGCTACGCACCTCGCTACGCGCGCCACCCGCGAAGCCGTCACCAATCAGGACGGACTCTATCGCATCGCTGGGCTGCCCATCGGCGCTTACTCGGTCAAAGTTGAGATGAGCGGGTTTCAACCGCAAATCAACGAACGGGTTGAGGTCAGCGTCGCCGTGGATTCCGCCGCGAATTTCACGCTCAGCGCGGGCACGGTGCAGGAAGTCGTGACCGTGACGGAATCCACGGCCTTGCTGGAAACGACGCAAAGTCAGGTGACGAAAGTCGTCAGTGAAAAACAGATTCTCGAACTGCCCGGACGCAACAACCTGAACGGACTGGCGCTGCTCAATCCGGGCGTGCTGCCGAATCAGAACGGACGCCCTGGCTCCGGCTTTGCCGTCAACGGCAATCGGACGCGCTCGAATAATTTCACGATGGATGGCGCGAATAACAACGACCAATCGCTTTCGATTCCGCGTCAGGTGCTGCCGCCCGAAGCCATCGGTGAATTTCAGATGATTACCAACACCTTCGCCGCCGAGTTCGGACGCAATTCCGGCGCGTTCGTCAACGTGATTACGCGCTCGGGCACGAACGATTTTCACGGCATCGGGCATTACACCTGGACGGGCAACGGGCTGAATGCGCTGACGACGAATGAGCAGCGCACTTACACAGCACAACGCGCGGCGGGGCTGGCGGACAAGCAAGCCTTGCGCGCCGCCCGCAGCGTCACCGTACAAAATCTGTGGGGCGGCACGTTGGGCGGCCCCGTCAAAAAAGATCACACGCACTTTTTCACCAGCTTTGACGAAGCGCCGTTTCGCACGACGGTCAGCAGCGTCTCGCGCGTGGCAATGACGCAGCAGGCCGTGAATAACCTGAAAGCGAATGCCGCGCTTTTCGCGCCCGGCGCATTGGATTACCTGCTGAAAAACTTTCCCATCGCCAACGACCCGACGCCGCAGGGTTCCGTCAACATCACTGATCCGGTGAGCGGCGCAACCATCACGAGCGTGCCTTTTCAGCGTTACAACCGCACGCTGAATTCCGGGCTGGCTTACGGCACGGATTTCTGGCGTTATCTGGCGAAGGTCACGACGCGCCTTAACAGCAAAGACAATCTCTCGTTCCGCTACCTGATTGATAGCTTCGACAACATAGGCGCTCCGACCAGCTTGCCCGGTCAGGAAGTCGGCCAAACGACGCGCAACCAGTCGTTCACCATCAATGATGTTTACGCGCTCACGGCCAAACTGGTGAACGAATCGCGCCTGACTTACAGCCGCCGCAATATCAACTTTCCCGAAAAGCTGGGGACGGCTTTGGCGGTGACGGGCACCGGCGGCGCGTTCACGCTCGGCAACACGAACTTTCCGCAATTCCGCGTGGACAATTCGTATGAACTGACCGACAACGTTTCATACCTGACCGGCAATCACTCACTGAAATTCGGCGTCAACGCGCTGCGTTACGACTTGAACAGTTTCTTTGCGCCGAACCTGCGCGGCTCGATCAGCTATCCCAGTTTGTCGGCGCTGCTCTATGACCGCAACGCTTCGTTTTCGCAGTACGCCGGCACCGGCTCGGTTCCGGCGCGCACGTATGAAACCGGCGTGTTTGCGCAGGACGATTGGCGCGTGAATGCTGATCTCACGCTGAACTTGGGCTTGCGTTATGAATACGTGACGACGCCGTTCGGCTTTTTCTCGAAGGCCAAATCCGACCTGAACAACTTCGGCCCGCGCGTAGGCATGGCGTGGAATCCGAAGCGATTTTTTGACGGGCGTTTCGTGCTGCGCTCAGGATTCGCGCTGAGCTACGATCAGGTGTTTCAAAACATCCTGCTCAACGTGGCGCGCAACTATCCGCGCGGTGTCAACGTGACGACCGGCCCGGTCAATGGCGCGCGGCCTTACGACGGATTGCCCGCCGCACCTGCGCCTGAAGAATACGTGCGACGTGGCGGCGATCCGAATCTGCTGGCGTTGCGGCTCTTCTCACCGAACAAACGCATCGCGCAACCGATGTCGCGGCAATGGACGCTGGGCGTGCAATATCAATTGGGGCGTGATTACGTCGTGAAGCTCGATTACATCGGCACGCAGGGCAGCAACCTGGTGCGCGAGTTCGAGCAGAACATCGGCTTCAACGCGCCGCTCGGCAACGGCCAGCGCAAAGACCCGTCGAAAGGTTCGATTCTGGTGGGCGACGGTTTCGCCAGTTCGATTTATCACGCCGGACAGGTGACGCTCGAAAAACGCCTGAGCCAGGCGCACTTTGGCGATTTCACCTTCAACGCGAATTACACCTGGAGCGCCTTTATCAGCGACAGTGACGACGTGCTGGGCGGACAAGCCAATCGCACGCTGCCCGCTGACCCGCGCAATCCGAAACTGGATCGCGCGCGTTCGGGCTTCGATCAACCGCACCGCTTTATTTTGAGCGGCGTTTACACCGTGCCGGAGCTATTCGCCGGCAGTCCTGTGATGCATCGCATGCTCAGTGGCTGGGAATTGAGCGCCATCACGACGCTGGCCTCCGGCACGCCTTACACCGTGCTGAACGCCAACAACGCGCTCGGCATTTTGCCCGGACAGGTCGCCACCATCACCGATTCGCAGCGCGTTTCGATCAATGCTGGTGGGCAGTTCCCCCTCGTCACCGGCGTGCGCGCCGACGGGACGCTCATCAATCCGAGCGCGTATTTCATCGCCAACCGCGTCAATTCCGGCGTCATCGGCACGCTTGGCGCGAACACCTTGCGCACGGGCGGCACGGTCAACGCGGACTTGTCGCTGGTCAAAAACCTCAAGACCTTCCGCGAAAGCCAGCGGCTGCAATTGCGTTGGGAGATGACGAATGCGTTCAATCGCCGCAACTTCACCGTCATTCCGGCGAACGTGGCGAGCGACAACACGAACCTCGATCTGTTCCTCAATCTGGGACAGACCAATGTGGCGGGACGCACGATGCTGTTTACGATGCGTTACTTCTTTTAA
- a CDS encoding transposase — protein MPKQREFKAAQKSRAVLQVLTGQKSAAQVCRELQIRENLLSRWKKQFVEQASLVFEKESASSSDDGRVADLERLVGRLTLELEASKKASQLLLSHARKNGRSS, from the coding sequence ATGCCAAAACAACGTGAATTCAAAGCTGCACAAAAGTCGCGTGCCGTCCTCCAAGTTCTGACCGGACAGAAGAGCGCCGCCCAAGTCTGTCGCGAGCTTCAGATTCGCGAGAATCTGCTCTCACGATGGAAGAAACAGTTTGTTGAGCAAGCCAGCCTCGTCTTTGAAAAAGAATCCGCTTCTTCTTCCGATGATGGGCGCGTTGCTGATCTCGAGCGTCTGGTCGGGCGCCTGACCTTGGAACTGGAGGCCTCAAAAAAAGCCTCGCAGCTCTTGCTCTCTCACGCGCGTAAAAACGGGAGGTCATCTTGA
- a CDS encoding S9 family peptidase, whose protein sequence is MTRSRFVSSILLALLFVAPALSQNKPRLLDKETFMDMESVGSPNIAPDGKTILFTRTWVDKVKDQSRSNLWITDTDGTRVRELTSGARNDSAPEWSPDGKRIAFLSDRDGTNQLHVLWLDTREIAQLTHLEQAPSNTKWSPDGKWLAFTAFVPDTDPILNIRLPERPRGAEWARPAVLVDRLSWAADGRGPTPKGNIHVFVIDAALGGTPRQITSGKFSHNGFDWSPDGKTIYVSGIRKPDAEYTRNDSEIYAVDVGTLDIKPLTDRKGPDSNPNVSPDGKLVAYIGYDEKNYTNHVSSLYLMNNDGTNKRMIAGNLDSTPQNIGWWAASNGLYFTVESKGKTDICWLSLADGAVKKVSTGTHLAGFSVANNGQIAAISSTLKEPNTLVTFKSDDVTKLNKLVDVNKDVLAGVKLGEPEELWFTSKDGLKVQGWLIKPANYEAGKKYPLVLWIHGGPWSMYSTAWSWSFQNFAAQGYAVLFTNPRGSTGYGQDFVNGIQYSYPGKDYDDLMAGVDAALAKGFIDERNLFVCGGSGGGVLTAWIVGHTERFAAAVSMRPVIDWHSFVGTTDGASWYYQFDKYPWEDPMQYAVRSPLHYVANVKTPTMVMTGEADLRTPMGQSEEFYRALKMLKKETLLVRMPEEFHGWRRPSHQIAQQLYLMAWFEKHMRKEQAAGR, encoded by the coding sequence ATGACCAGATCACGTTTCGTCAGTTCCATCCTGCTGGCGCTGTTGTTCGTCGCGCCGGCCCTGTCGCAAAACAAACCACGGCTGCTCGACAAAGAGACCTTCATGGACATGGAGTCGGTCGGCAGCCCGAACATCGCGCCCGATGGCAAGACGATTCTGTTCACCCGCACCTGGGTGGACAAAGTCAAAGACCAGTCGCGCAGCAACCTCTGGATCACCGATACCGACGGCACGCGCGTGCGCGAATTGACCAGCGGCGCGCGCAACGACAGCGCGCCCGAATGGTCGCCCGACGGCAAGCGCATCGCGTTTCTGTCTGACCGCGACGGCACCAATCAGTTGCACGTGCTCTGGCTGGACACGCGCGAGATCGCGCAGTTGACGCATCTGGAACAAGCGCCGTCGAATACAAAATGGTCGCCCGATGGCAAATGGCTGGCCTTCACCGCCTTCGTGCCCGACACCGATCCGATCTTGAACATACGGCTGCCCGAACGTCCGCGCGGGGCCGAATGGGCGCGGCCCGCCGTGCTGGTTGATCGTTTGTCGTGGGCGGCGGATGGGCGCGGGCCGACGCCGAAAGGCAACATACACGTGTTTGTGATTGATGCGGCGCTGGGCGGCACGCCGCGTCAGATCACCAGCGGCAAGTTCAGTCACAACGGTTTTGACTGGTCGCCCGACGGCAAGACGATTTATGTCAGCGGCATTCGCAAACCTGACGCCGAATATACGCGCAACGACAGCGAAATTTACGCGGTGGATGTGGGGACGCTCGACATCAAGCCGCTGACCGATCGCAAGGGGCCGGACAGCAACCCCAACGTTTCGCCCGACGGCAAGCTGGTCGCGTATATCGGCTACGACGAAAAGAATTACACCAACCACGTGTCGAGCCTGTATCTGATGAACAACGACGGCACGAACAAACGAATGATTGCGGGCAACCTGGACAGTACGCCGCAAAACATCGGCTGGTGGGCAGCCAGCAATGGGCTGTATTTCACTGTCGAATCAAAAGGCAAGACCGATATTTGCTGGCTCAGTCTGGCAGACGGCGCCGTCAAGAAAGTCTCGACTGGCACGCACCTCGCGGGCTTTTCGGTCGCCAACAACGGCCAGATCGCCGCCATCAGCAGCACGCTCAAAGAACCCAACACGCTCGTTACGTTCAAATCCGATGACGTGACGAAGCTGAACAAACTGGTGGACGTGAACAAGGACGTGCTCGCGGGCGTCAAGCTGGGCGAGCCGGAAGAGTTGTGGTTCACGTCGAAAGACGGCTTGAAAGTACAGGGCTGGCTCATCAAACCGGCGAATTACGAAGCGGGCAAGAAATATCCGCTGGTGCTCTGGATTCACGGCGGCCCCTGGTCAATGTATTCGACCGCGTGGAGCTGGTCGTTTCAGAACTTCGCCGCGCAAGGTTACGCCGTGCTGTTCACCAACCCGCGCGGTTCGACCGGCTACGGGCAGGACTTCGTCAACGGCATTCAATACAGCTATCCGGGCAAAGACTACGACGACCTGATGGCGGGCGTGGATGCGGCGTTGGCGAAAGGCTTCATTGACGAGCGCAACCTGTTCGTTTGCGGCGGCAGCGGCGGCGGCGTGTTGACGGCGTGGATTGTCGGCCACACGGAGCGTTTTGCGGCGGCGGTTTCGATGCGGCCCGTGATTGATTGGCATTCGTTCGTCGGCACGACTGACGGCGCGAGTTGGTACTATCAATTCGACAAGTATCCGTGGGAAGACCCAATGCAATATGCCGTGCGTTCGCCGCTGCATTACGTGGCGAACGTCAAGACGCCCACGATGGTCATGACGGGTGAAGCCGACTTGCGCACGCCGATGGGTCAGAGCGAAGAGTTTTACCGCGCGTTGAAGATGCTCAAAAAAGAAACGTTGCTGGTACGTATGCCGGAGGAATTTCACGGCTGGCGGCGGCCTTCGCATCAGATCGCGCAACAGTTGTATCTGATGGCGTGGTTTGAAAAGCATATGCGCAAGGAACAGGCGGCAGGGCGTTGA
- a CDS encoding IS3 family transposase: MKLQPDYPIKLLCDLPALSRSSWYFKAAECEEADLKQAIEQVIKQFPAYGSRRVTHRLRRDQSEFRTSGRKRLRRVLGEMDLKLRRKTIKKQTTDSRHSFPRDPNLVKELEILRPEQVWVGDITYVRLGDGSFVYLAILMDVFTRIIRDWALSRGLGGELTLAARARALSHARPEIHHSDQGVQSAATACVAALKKRKVKVSMAAVGHAEENGYAERVSRTIKAEEVALNEYPDLLSAQLHLRRFIDDVYHTKRIHSSLGYLTPAEFAPCPGLRDHYTE; the protein is encoded by the coding sequence TTGAAGTTACAACCTGACTATCCCATCAAACTGCTGTGTGACCTGCCGGCCTTGTCGCGCAGCAGTTGGTACTTCAAGGCTGCCGAATGCGAGGAGGCGGACTTGAAGCAAGCCATCGAGCAGGTCATCAAACAATTCCCGGCTTATGGTTCACGGCGCGTGACACATCGCCTGCGGCGAGACCAGTCTGAATTCAGGACCAGCGGTCGCAAGCGCCTGCGCCGCGTGCTGGGCGAGATGGACTTGAAGCTGCGGCGCAAAACCATCAAGAAACAAACGACCGATTCGCGGCATTCGTTTCCGCGCGATCCGAATCTGGTCAAGGAACTGGAAATCCTCCGGCCCGAGCAGGTCTGGGTTGGAGACATCACTTATGTTCGCTTGGGAGATGGCAGCTTCGTTTACCTGGCGATCCTGATGGATGTCTTCACGCGCATCATTCGCGACTGGGCGCTCTCACGCGGGCTGGGCGGCGAACTAACACTGGCCGCACGCGCACGCGCGCTGAGCCACGCACGACCGGAAATCCACCACTCGGATCAAGGCGTGCAATCCGCCGCGACCGCTTGCGTGGCCGCGCTCAAAAAACGCAAGGTCAAAGTCAGTATGGCCGCCGTCGGCCACGCGGAAGAAAACGGCTACGCCGAGCGAGTGAGCCGGACGATCAAAGCGGAAGAAGTAGCTTTGAACGAATACCCCGATCTGCTGTCAGCGCAGCTTCACCTGAGGCGATTCATTGACGACGTCTACCATACCAAGCGCATTCATTCCTCGCTAGGCTATCTGACGCCGGCAGAGTTCGCTCCGTGTCCAGGTTTACGGGACCATTACACTGAGTAG
- a CDS encoding DUF3500 domain-containing protein, with amino-acid sequence MKNFITFVCCNLLLLSLVWFHAAQSQAPNRNQQFEQQLKTFLAEPFKGLTTDGKIQPGLFKGRSTGVSTQPVRKAAEALLTGLNDEQRKRTLFAVNDDEWRKWDNRHFPPRQGVSFKEMTEAQRQLAFGLFKASLSAKGLKKTQDTMKLNGTLAELMNDYNQYGEWLYFITIMGTPSDKQPWGWQLDGHHCIINYFVLGDQVVMTPNFMGSEPVRAEGGKFKGTVILQDEQDKGFKFFAALSKEQQAKAVINGEKKTNNNLTEAYKDNVVMDYAGIPAAQLNAAQKTLLLDLIAEYVGNLDDGHAKVKLTEVRQHLDKTYFAWIGGSDPQGVFYYRIQSPVILIEFDHQRPVALARTPEPVRYHIHTVVRTPNGNDYGKDLLRQHYERFPHNATETQR; translated from the coding sequence ATGAAAAACTTCATCACCTTTGTCTGCTGCAATCTGTTGTTGCTCTCGCTCGTTTGGTTTCACGCGGCCCAGAGCCAAGCGCCGAATCGCAACCAGCAATTCGAGCAACAACTCAAAACCTTTCTGGCTGAACCGTTCAAAGGCCTCACCACCGACGGCAAGATTCAGCCGGGCCTGTTCAAAGGGCGTTCCACCGGCGTCTCGACGCAACCGGTGCGCAAGGCGGCGGAAGCCTTGCTGACTGGCCTGAACGACGAGCAACGCAAACGCACGCTCTTTGCCGTCAACGATGACGAATGGCGCAAGTGGGACAACCGCCACTTCCCGCCGCGTCAGGGCGTGAGCTTCAAAGAGATGACCGAGGCGCAACGGCAACTCGCCTTCGGTTTGTTCAAAGCCAGCCTGAGCGCAAAGGGTCTGAAGAAAACGCAGGACACGATGAAGCTGAACGGCACGCTGGCCGAGTTGATGAACGATTACAACCAATACGGCGAGTGGCTCTATTTCATCACGATCATGGGCACGCCTTCGGACAAACAACCGTGGGGCTGGCAGCTCGATGGGCATCACTGCATCATCAACTACTTTGTGCTGGGCGATCAGGTCGTGATGACGCCGAACTTCATGGGTTCGGAACCGGTGCGCGCCGAGGGCGGCAAATTCAAAGGCACGGTCATTTTGCAAGACGAGCAGGACAAGGGCTTCAAGTTTTTTGCCGCGCTGAGCAAAGAACAGCAAGCCAAGGCCGTCATCAACGGCGAAAAGAAAACCAACAACAATTTGACCGAGGCTTACAAAGACAATGTCGTGATGGATTATGCGGGCATCCCGGCGGCGCAATTGAACGCCGCGCAAAAGACGTTGCTGCTTGACCTGATCGCTGAATACGTCGGCAACCTGGATGACGGCCACGCCAAGGTGAAACTCACAGAAGTGCGGCAGCATCTGGATAAAACCTATTTTGCCTGGATTGGCGGCAGCGATCCGCAGGGCGTGTTTTACTACCGCATTCAAAGCCCGGTCATCCTGATCGAATTCGATCATCAACGGCCCGTCGCGCTGGCCCGCACGCCGGAGCCGGTGCGCTATCACATTCACACCGTCGTGCGCACGCCGAACGGCAACGATTACGGCAAGGATCTGCTGCGCCAGCATTACGAGCGCTTCCCGCACAACGCAACGGAGACACAACGTTGA